Proteins co-encoded in one Chrysemys picta bellii isolate R12L10 chromosome 13, ASM1138683v2, whole genome shotgun sequence genomic window:
- the MATN4 gene encoding matrilin-4 isoform X1, whose product MMKLLLAVPLLLLILPTLEARPKPAAVKCKTGPLDIVFVIDSSRSVRPFEFETMRRFLIDIIHNLEVGPNATRVGVIQYSSQVQNIFSLKTFFKRADMEKAINSIVPLAQGTMTGLAIQYAMNLAFTVQEGARPLHKKIPRVAVIVTDGRPQDRVTEVAAQARGAGIEIYAVGVQRADMNSLRAMASHPLEEHVFLVESFDLIQQFGKQFQDKLCGVDMCTEMDHGCQHTCVSVPGSFYCECNPGYKLNTDGKTCSPIDACADGKHGCEHQCVSSRGSYTCHCRTGYNLNQDKKTCTMINYCNFGNHSCQHKCVSIPNGYYCRCNDGFTLQADGKACQASDICNGIDHGCEFKCVSTPGSYHCICPEGQQLHADGKTCNKCKSSHVDLVLVIDGSKSVRPQNFELVKQFVNQIVDFLDVSPHGTRVGLVQYSSRVRTEFPLNQYKTAEDIKKAVLKVEYMEKGTMTGLALKHMLEHSFSEAEGARPLSQNIPRIGLVFTDGRSQDDIAEWARKAKESGITMFAVGVGKAVEEELREIASEPVEQHFSYSADFSTMTHIVDNLKVNICPEEGKGEIEIRSPCECEALVQFQSNTVAILESLTEKLAQMTARLEDLENQIANKK is encoded by the exons ATGATGAAGCTGCTACTTGCTGTTCCTCTCCTCCTGCTCATCTTACCGACCTTAGAAGCCAGACCAAAGCCTGCAG cGGTGAAATGTAAGACCGGCCCCCTGGACATTGTGTTTGTGATCGACAGCTCGCGCAGCGTGCGCCCCTTCGAGTTCGAGACCATGCGGCGGTTCCTGATCGACATCATCCATAACCTGGAGGTGGGGCCCAACGCCACACGGGTGGGGGTAATCCAGTACTCCAGCCAGGTGCAGAACATCTTCTCCCTCAAGACCTTCTTCAAGCGGGCTGACATGGAGAAGGCCATCAACAGCATTGTGCCACTGGCCCAGGGCACCATGACGGGGCTAGCCATCCAGTATGCCATGAACCTGGCCTTCACCGTCCAGGAGGGAGCACGCCCGCTGCACAAGAAGATCCCCCGTGTGGCCGTCATCGTGACGGACGGGCGGCCCCAGGACCGCGTGACGGAGGTGGCGGCACAGGCACGGGGTGCTGGCATTGAGATCTACGCTGTGGGCGTCCAACGGGCAGACATGAACTCCTTGCGGGCCATGGCCTCCCACCCTCTGGAGGAGCACGTCTTCCTGGTGGAGTCTTTCGATCTCATCCAGCAGTTTGGCAAACAGTTCCAGGACAAGCTGTGTG GTGTGGATATGTGCACAGAGATGGACCATGGCTGCCAGCACACCTGTGTCAGTGTCCCAGGCTCCTTCTATTGTGAATGTAACCCTGGATACAAGCTCAACACAGATGGAAAGACATGTTCCC CCATTGATGCCTGCGCTGATGGGAAGCATGGCTGTGAGCACCAGTGTGTCAGCTCTCGTGGGTCCTACACCTGCCACTGCCGGACGGGTTACAATCTCAACCAGGACAAAAAGACCTGTACCA tgattaattactgcAACTTTGGAaaccacagctgccagcacaagTGCGTGAGCATCCCGAACGGATACTATTGCCGCTGTAACGACGGCTTCACTTTGCAGGCCGACGGCAAGGCGTGCCAGG CCAGTGACATTTGCAATGGGATAGATCACGGCTGTGAGTTTAAATGTGTCAGCACCCCTGGCTCTTACCACTGCATTTGCCCAGAGGGACAGCAGCTCCATGCTGATGGAAAGACATGCAATA AGTGCAAGAGCAGCCATGTCGACCTGGTGCTGGTGATTGACGGCTCCAAGAGTGTCCGGCCTCAGAACTTTGAGCTGGTGAAGCAGTTTGTGAACCAGATTGTGGATTTCCTGGATGTGTCGCCCCACGGCACGCGGGTGGGGCTGGTCCAGTACTCCAGTCGTGTGCGCACCGAGTTCCCACTCAACCAGTATAAGACGGCAGAAGACATCAAGAAGGCAGTGTTGAAGGTGGAGTATATGGAGAAGGGCACCATGACCGGCCTGGCTCTCAAGCACATGCTAGAGCACAGCTTCTCAGAGGCCGAAGGTGCTAGGCCCCTCTCCCAGAACATTCCCAGAATTGGGCTGGTCTTCACTGATGGGCGCTCCCAGGATGATATCGCTGAATGGGCCAGGAAAGCAAAGGAATCAG GGATCACCATGTTTGCGGTTGGGGTTGGAAAAGCTGttgaagaggagctgagagaAATTGCCTCTGAGCCGGTGGAACAGCATTTCTCGTACTCTGCGGATTTTAGCACCATGACTCATATAGTCGACAACCTCAAAGTTAACATCTGCCCAG AGGAGGGCAAAGGGGAGATTGAGATCCGGAGCCCGTGTGAGTGTGAGGCCCTTGTGCAGTTCCAGTCAAACACCGTGGCCATCCTGGAAAGCCTGACAGAGAAAC TCGCTCAGATGACGGCCCGACTCGAAGACTTGGAAAACCAGATCGCCAACAAGAAATGA
- the MATN4 gene encoding matrilin-4 isoform X3: MMKLLLAVPLLLLILPTLEARPKPAAVKCKTGPLDIVFVIDSSRSVRPFEFETMRRFLIDIIHNLEVGPNATRVGVIQYSSQVQNIFSLKTFFKRADMEKAINSIVPLAQGTMTGLAIQYAMNLAFTVQEGARPLHKKIPRVAVIVTDGRPQDRVTEVAAQARGAGIEIYAVGVQRADMNSLRAMASHPLEEHVFLVESFDLIQQFGKQFQDKLCAIDACADGKHGCEHQCVSSRGSYTCHCRTGYNLNQDKKTCTMINYCNFGNHSCQHKCVSIPNGYYCRCNDGFTLQADGKACQASDICNGIDHGCEFKCVSTPGSYHCICPEGQQLHADGKTCNKCKSSHVDLVLVIDGSKSVRPQNFELVKQFVNQIVDFLDVSPHGTRVGLVQYSSRVRTEFPLNQYKTAEDIKKAVLKVEYMEKGTMTGLALKHMLEHSFSEAEGARPLSQNIPRIGLVFTDGRSQDDIAEWARKAKESGITMFAVGVGKAVEEELREIASEPVEQHFSYSADFSTMTHIVDNLKVNICPEEGKGEIEIRSPCECEALVQFQSNTVAILESLTEKLAQMTARLEDLENQIANKK; the protein is encoded by the exons ATGATGAAGCTGCTACTTGCTGTTCCTCTCCTCCTGCTCATCTTACCGACCTTAGAAGCCAGACCAAAGCCTGCAG cGGTGAAATGTAAGACCGGCCCCCTGGACATTGTGTTTGTGATCGACAGCTCGCGCAGCGTGCGCCCCTTCGAGTTCGAGACCATGCGGCGGTTCCTGATCGACATCATCCATAACCTGGAGGTGGGGCCCAACGCCACACGGGTGGGGGTAATCCAGTACTCCAGCCAGGTGCAGAACATCTTCTCCCTCAAGACCTTCTTCAAGCGGGCTGACATGGAGAAGGCCATCAACAGCATTGTGCCACTGGCCCAGGGCACCATGACGGGGCTAGCCATCCAGTATGCCATGAACCTGGCCTTCACCGTCCAGGAGGGAGCACGCCCGCTGCACAAGAAGATCCCCCGTGTGGCCGTCATCGTGACGGACGGGCGGCCCCAGGACCGCGTGACGGAGGTGGCGGCACAGGCACGGGGTGCTGGCATTGAGATCTACGCTGTGGGCGTCCAACGGGCAGACATGAACTCCTTGCGGGCCATGGCCTCCCACCCTCTGGAGGAGCACGTCTTCCTGGTGGAGTCTTTCGATCTCATCCAGCAGTTTGGCAAACAGTTCCAGGACAAGCTGTGTG CCATTGATGCCTGCGCTGATGGGAAGCATGGCTGTGAGCACCAGTGTGTCAGCTCTCGTGGGTCCTACACCTGCCACTGCCGGACGGGTTACAATCTCAACCAGGACAAAAAGACCTGTACCA tgattaattactgcAACTTTGGAaaccacagctgccagcacaagTGCGTGAGCATCCCGAACGGATACTATTGCCGCTGTAACGACGGCTTCACTTTGCAGGCCGACGGCAAGGCGTGCCAGG CCAGTGACATTTGCAATGGGATAGATCACGGCTGTGAGTTTAAATGTGTCAGCACCCCTGGCTCTTACCACTGCATTTGCCCAGAGGGACAGCAGCTCCATGCTGATGGAAAGACATGCAATA AGTGCAAGAGCAGCCATGTCGACCTGGTGCTGGTGATTGACGGCTCCAAGAGTGTCCGGCCTCAGAACTTTGAGCTGGTGAAGCAGTTTGTGAACCAGATTGTGGATTTCCTGGATGTGTCGCCCCACGGCACGCGGGTGGGGCTGGTCCAGTACTCCAGTCGTGTGCGCACCGAGTTCCCACTCAACCAGTATAAGACGGCAGAAGACATCAAGAAGGCAGTGTTGAAGGTGGAGTATATGGAGAAGGGCACCATGACCGGCCTGGCTCTCAAGCACATGCTAGAGCACAGCTTCTCAGAGGCCGAAGGTGCTAGGCCCCTCTCCCAGAACATTCCCAGAATTGGGCTGGTCTTCACTGATGGGCGCTCCCAGGATGATATCGCTGAATGGGCCAGGAAAGCAAAGGAATCAG GGATCACCATGTTTGCGGTTGGGGTTGGAAAAGCTGttgaagaggagctgagagaAATTGCCTCTGAGCCGGTGGAACAGCATTTCTCGTACTCTGCGGATTTTAGCACCATGACTCATATAGTCGACAACCTCAAAGTTAACATCTGCCCAG AGGAGGGCAAAGGGGAGATTGAGATCCGGAGCCCGTGTGAGTGTGAGGCCCTTGTGCAGTTCCAGTCAAACACCGTGGCCATCCTGGAAAGCCTGACAGAGAAAC TCGCTCAGATGACGGCCCGACTCGAAGACTTGGAAAACCAGATCGCCAACAAGAAATGA
- the MATN4 gene encoding matrilin-4 isoform X2 has protein sequence MMKLLLAVPLLLLILPTLEARPKPAAVKCKTGPLDIVFVIDSSRSVRPFEFETMRRFLIDIIHNLEVGPNATRVGVIQYSSQVQNIFSLKTFFKRADMEKAINSIVPLAQGTMTGLAIQYAMNLAFTVQEGARPLHKKIPRVAVIVTDGRPQDRVTEVAAQARGAGIEIYAVGVQRADMNSLRAMASHPLEEHVFLVESFDLIQQFGKQFQDKLCGVDMCTEMDHGCQHTCVSVPGSFYCECNPGYKLNTDGKTCSPIDACADGKHGCEHQCVSSRGSYTCHCRTGYNLNQDKKTCTMINYCNFGNHSCQHKCVSIPNGYYCRCNDGFTLQADGKACQASDICNGIDHGCEFKCVSTPGSYHCICPEGQQLHADGKTCNKCKSSHVDLVLVIDGSKSVRPQNFELVKQFVNQIVDFLDVSPHGTRVGLVQYSSRVRTEFPLNQYKTAEDIKKAVLKVEYMEKGTMTGLALKHMLEHSFSEAEGARPLSQNIPRIGLVFTDGRSQDDIAEWARKAKESGITMFAVGVGKAVEEELREIASEPVEQHFSYSADFSTMTHIVDNLKVNICPEEGKGEIEIRSPCECEALVQFQSNTVAILESLTEKLAQMTARLEDLENQIANKK, from the exons ATGATGAAGCTGCTACTTGCTGTTCCTCTCCTCCTGCTCATCTTACCGACCTTAGAAGCCAGACCAAAGCCTGCAG cGGTGAAATGTAAGACCGGCCCCCTGGACATTGTGTTTGTGATCGACAGCTCGCGCAGCGTGCGCCCCTTCGAGTTCGAGACCATGCGGCGGTTCCTGATCGACATCATCCATAACCTGGAGGTGGGGCCCAACGCCACACGGGTGGGGGTAATCCAGTACTCCAGCCAGGTGCAGAACATCTTCTCCCTCAAGACCTTCTTCAAGCGGGCTGACATGGAGAAGGCCATCAACAGCATTGTGCCACTGGCCCAGGGCACCATGACGGGGCTAGCCATCCAGTATGCCATGAACCTGGCCTTCACCGTCCAGGAGGGAGCACGCCCGCTGCACAAGAAGATCCCCCGTGTGGCCGTCATCGTGACGGACGGGCGGCCCCAGGACCGCGTGACGGAGGTGGCGGCACAGGCACGGGGTGCTGGCATTGAGATCTACGCTGTGGGCGTCCAACGGGCAGACATGAACTCCTTGCGGGCCATGGCCTCCCACCCTCTGGAGGAGCACGTCTTCCTGGTGGAGTCTTTCGATCTCATCCAGCAGTTTGGCAAACAGTTCCAGGACAAGCTGTGTG GTGTGGATATGTGCACAGAGATGGACCATGGCTGCCAGCACACCTGTGTCAGTGTCCCAGGCTCCTTCTATTGTGAATGTAACCCTGGATACAAGCTCAACACAGATGGAAAGACATGTTCCC CCATTGATGCCTGCGCTGATGGGAAGCATGGCTGTGAGCACCAGTGTGTCAGCTCTCGTGGGTCCTACACCTGCCACTGCCGGACGGGTTACAATCTCAACCAGGACAAAAAGACCTGTACCA tgattaattactgcAACTTTGGAaaccacagctgccagcacaagTGCGTGAGCATCCCGAACGGATACTATTGCCGCTGTAACGACGGCTTCACTTTGCAGGCCGACGGCAAGGCGTGCCAGG CCAGTGACATTTGCAATGGGATAGATCACGGCTGTGAGTTTAAATGTGTCAGCACCCCTGGCTCTTACCACTGCATTTGCCCAGAGGGACAGCAGCTCCATGCTGATGGAAAGACATGCAATA AGTGCAAGAGCAGCCATGTCGACCTGGTGCTGGTGATTGACGGCTCCAAGAGTGTCCGGCCTCAGAACTTTGAGCTGGTGAAGCAGTTTGTGAACCAGATTGTGGATTTCCTGGATGTGTCGCCCCACGGCACGCGGGTGGGGCTGGTCCAGTACTCCAGTCGTGTGCGCACCGAGTTCCCACTCAACCAGTATAAGACGGCAGAAGACATCAAGAAGGCAGTGTTGAAGGTGGAGTATATGGAGAAGGGCACCATGACCGGCCTGGCTCTCAAGCACATGCTAGAGCACAGCTTCTCAGAGGCCGAAGGTGCTAGGCCCCTCTCCCAGAACATTCCCAGAATTGGGCTGGTCTTCACTGATGGGCGCTCCCAGGATGATATCGCTGAATGGGCCAGGAAAGCAAAGGAATCAG GGATCACCATGTTTGCGGTTGGGGTTGGAAAAGCTGttgaagaggagctgagagaAATTGCCTCTGAGCCGGTGGAACAGCATTTCTCGTACTCTGCGGATTTTAGCACCATGACTCATATAGTCGACAACCTCAAAGTTAACATCTGCCCAG AGGAGGGCAAAGGGGAGATTGAGATCCGGAGCCCGTGTGAGTGTGAGGCCCTTGTGCAGTTCCAGTCAAACACCGTGGCCATCCTGGAAAGCCTGACAGAGAA ACTCGCTCAGATGACGGCCCGACTCGAAGACTTGGAAAACCAGATCGCCAACAAGAAATGA